The following proteins come from a genomic window of Miscanthus floridulus cultivar M001 chromosome 2, ASM1932011v1, whole genome shotgun sequence:
- the LOC136537018 gene encoding uncharacterized protein → MAVPSFLSWSESLVTFDQRDHPSHMARPGRYPLFVDPIIHKKRLTKVLMDGGSGLNILYVDTLDAMHIPRSELCLAGSPFHRVILGAQSYPLGQINLLVAFGKRANFCSEVLTFEILNYTYLKLKIPGPNGVITISSAFSHAFTCDHEHFKITTTVINSSEFPRLGESSTPIVPDYNKPTSSTTFHPLKETKAVGIDPTDPTKMVRIRS, encoded by the exons atggccgtcccctccttcctcagttgGTCAGAATCTCTggtcaccttcgatcagagggaccatccctcccacatggcaagaccaggacgctacccgctTTTCGTCGACCCTatcatccacaagaagcgcctcactaaggtgctgatggacggaggcagtggcctcaacatcctctacgtcgacaccctcgacgccatgcacatTCCTCGGTCAGAACTCTGCCTAGCGGGTTCTCCCTTCCACAGGGTGATCCTGGGAGCGCAgtcatacccactcgggcagatcaatCTACTCGTCGCATTTGGCAaacgagccaacttctgctcggaggtgctcaccttcgag atcctcaactacacctacctcaagctgaagataccaggaccaaacggcgtcatcactataAGTagtgccttctcgcacgccttcacatgCGACCATGAGCATTTCAAGATCACCACCACAGTCATCAACTCGTCTGAGTTCCCAcggctcggggagtcatcaaccCCAATAGTCCCAGATTACAACAAACCGACCTCCTCGACGACCTTCCAcccgctcaaggaaaccaaggcagtgggtatcgaccccaccgacccaactaagatggtgcggatcaggagctag